ATCTTCGACACATGGGGCGGTATTCTTGCCGACCCGGAGTACGTCAGGTTCGCGCTCAACCCCGTAAAAAGGATCATCTCCCGCCTGAACCGTAAGGATGTGCCTGTTATCTACTACATTAACAACGGCTCATATCTGGCCCGTCACATGGCCGGCCTGGACGTCGACGTTGTGGGGATAGACTGGCGCCAGGACATAGCTCAGGCTAGAAAAACCTTTGGAAAGAGGAAAGCCGTTCAGGGGAACCTGGATCCGACGGTCCTTTTCGCATCACCGAATGAGATCCGCAGGCGCGCCCATCACGTCCTGGAAGAGGCGGGTCCCGAACCCGGCCACATCTTTAACCTCGGACACGGCATAATGCCCCAGACTCCCGTGAAAAACGCCATTGCCCTGGTGGAGGCGGTTCACGAATTCAGACGCTGACATGCGATGATATCCAGACCCGGAGGTACCGCAGTCCTTCTGCTTAATATGGGGGGACCTGACTCAATTCAGGCTGTACGCCCGTTCCTGAAGAACCTCTTTTCAGACCCCGCAATCATTGGTCTTCCCGGTTTCGCCCGACTTCCTCTGGCCGCAGTTCTCTCCTCCGTCAGAGCGAAGAAGGTAATTCCACGATACCGGCTTATCGGCGGCAAAAGCCCCATTGGCGAGATCACTTCCGGCCAGGCCGAAGCCCTGGCCGGAACGCTGTCTTCCAGAGATCGTCCTGAAGTGGGGCCCGTCCTGCCGGCCTTTTCCTACTGGCATCCCTTCATACGGGATTCTATTGAAGACGCCTCCGGGAGCGGCTGCGAAGAGCTTCTTGTTCTTTCCCTCTACCCGCAATATTGCGGCGCCACTACCGGCACATGCCTGAGGGACCTTGAGGCCGCAATACCGGGATCGCCGTTTGAAGGCAGGGTCCGAACAATCGACAGGTGGCCCGACCATCCCGGCTATCTGGACGCACTCGTGTCCACCGTCAGAGAGGCCCTGGCTCAGATCAGACCGGAGGAAAGGGACGATGCCGTGATCCTCTTTTCGGCACACGGTATACCCACATCCCTGGTTGACAAGGGCGACCCGTATCCCCACGAAATAGCCAGGACTGTTCAGGGAGTCGTGGAGAGGTTGGGAAACCGTGTTCACGTTCTGGCATTCCAGAGCAGGCTGGGACCGGTCAGGTGGTTGGCCCCCAATCTGCGGGAGGCCCTGAAAGACCTCGCTCGAAAAGGAGCTCCCCCGCTTGTGGTCGTTCCGGTGTCCTTCGTGTCGGACCACATTGAAACCCTGTATGAACTCGACATCCAGCACCGGGAGATCGCCGGGAATCTGGGGATTTCGACCTACATCCGGGCGCCGGCTCTAAATACCCGCACCGATTTTATAGAAGCGTTAGCCGACCTGGTGGCTTCGGCCCTTCCGCCGCCTGGACCCTTCCGAACAGACCGACCCGGCAGGGGCAATTCACACGCTCGTACACATTCTTGAACGGACCGAAGAGGGGAACGAATGATCAGG
This genomic window from Deltaproteobacteria bacterium contains:
- the hemH gene encoding ferrochelatase, giving the protein MISRPGGTAVLLLNMGGPDSIQAVRPFLKNLFSDPAIIGLPGFARLPLAAVLSSVRAKKVIPRYRLIGGKSPIGEITSGQAEALAGTLSSRDRPEVGPVLPAFSYWHPFIRDSIEDASGSGCEELLVLSLYPQYCGATTGTCLRDLEAAIPGSPFEGRVRTIDRWPDHPGYLDALVSTVREALAQIRPEERDDAVILFSAHGIPTSLVDKGDPYPHEIARTVQGVVERLGNRVHVLAFQSRLGPVRWLAPNLREALKDLARKGAPPLVVVPVSFVSDHIETLYELDIQHREIAGNLGISTYIRAPALNTRTDFIEALADLVASALPPPGPFRTDRPGRGNSHARTHS